Genomic segment of Sphingopyxis lindanitolerans:
GCGGAGCATTCACCGACGCTTCGCACATTGGTGACCATCCGGCGCGAATGGGTCTGGAAGCCGGTCCCGGCCGGATCGCGTCCGACGAAAAGCTGGAGTTGGCCGCGCTTCGCCATGTCGGCAAGGATCGCGATTTGGATTTCGGGCGAGGCCATTTGGGCGAGCGTAGCCGCCTGTTGCTGGCCCACCACATCCCCGATGAACTGCGCGAAATCGGGTTGCTTCATATAATTGGCTATTCCGGGCAACTGGCTCAGTTGATCGATATCGGCCAGATTTCGCTCCGCCAGCGCCTTGATCGCCGATTCGAGCAACGCCGCCGAGCCGCTTGCGGCGGCGAGCCGCGCTCGGGTGATATGCAGCGCCGGATAGGACGGATCGGCAACCTCGGCCTCGCGCAGTTTCGGTTCAGCGCTCGCCCAGTCCAGCAACGCCGCCTCCTTTACGCGCGCCTCGGCGATGGCGCGCAGTTGGGGCTGAAGCGTTTTCAACCGGGTGTCGGCCTGGTCGAAGGGCGCGCTGGCCGGCATTGCCCTTTGAACGTCGCGAAGCAGCCGTGCCGCTTCGGCAGGCTGGCTGAGGCGGGTCGCGTAGAGATCGGCGGCTTTCAACGCATAATCCGGCGCGTTCCTCCCCGTCATCCAGGCGCCTTCGTACAGGCGCGCGGCCTTGCCGATCAACCCCTCGGCAAGCGCGGCGTCGGCGTCGGCGACATTGGCCGTTCCGGACCGCAGCGACTTCGCCATCGCAGCGAGCTTTTCCACTGCGGGCTTCGCATGATCGGGGGCCAGCAACAAGGCAGTAGCGGCCTCATTCTCGGCCGCATCGAAGTCGCGCAGCCCCAGATAGGCCATGCCAACATAATAATGCGCGCGATAATCGCTTTCGTCGCTGCGGACGGCGGTCTTGGCGGCCGCCAAAGCCTCCACGAACCGCTCGCTCGCGATCAGCGTTTCGGCTTCGGCCACGGGGTCGGCACCCTGAGCCTGTGCACCGGCGCTAGGCGCCACGACCATCAGCGTCGCCGCCAGGACAAGCTGCGCACGACACAGGCGAGACAGACGATGTTTTGCCATGCTTTTCCTTCTCACACTGCGTCTCAGTTACCGTTCGACGACAAGTCTTGTTGCGACTGCTGCTGCTGCCGCTCCAGTTCCTGCTGCCTGCGCACTTGTTCGGCGGCCGCCTCGATCAACGCCAGCTCGCGCTGCAAATCCGCGGTCACTACACCCGCGCGCGCCAGTTCGGTGGCCGCCGAGGGCGCGTCACTCCCCAATATTCCCGGTTGCATGGCCCGCGCGCGCGCCAAAAATTCGGCGACCCGCGGCAGGATCTCGCCAAAGCCGGCCTTGTCATATTTGCCCATGCGGAAATTATAGCCCGACGCGCCGCCATATCCCGCCACCGGATCCTGGTTCGGCGACATCAGCGACGAGAATATCTGCAAATGGCCGGCAAGACCGAAGGCGGTGATCTTGGCCGCAGCGGCCTTGGACGCGACATCGACCTGGTTGATCTGCCGTTTGGCCAGGGTCACATTGTCGGCGAAGGCGCGATCGGCGCGCGCGCGTTCATCCGCGCGCCGCTTTTCGGTGCGCTGAAGCGTATCGACCCACAGGGTGAAGTCGCCGAGCGTGCGCCGGATCGCTCCCTCCCCCTGTGCGCTGCGAGCATCCTTGTGGCACAGCGCGAGTTGCTCGTCGATCCGGGCGCGCTCGCGCGTATAGGCGGTGATCTGGACATTCTCCCCCTGCCGGATCAGCCGCCGTTCGAAAGCGGTCGCTGAACTCCATAGCAAGGTGCCGGCGAAAAGCTGTTCGCGGATCGCGCCAATGTCGGGTTCCAGTTCGGCCTTGCGCGCCTTCGCCTTCTTCAGCTCTTCCGCGAGTCGATCGATCACGCCCTGAAGCTCTTTTTCCTTCGCCGCGATCTGTTCGGGCGTGGGGCGGATGATCGTCTGGCCGGGATGCGGGAACTGCTCGCCCTTGGCCAATATCTCCGAACGCGTCTTGCCGCAGCCCGAACAGAAAAGGCCTTGCCGATATTCCTCGAGCTTCGAATCCCTGTCGCGAACGGCCTGCATGAAGTCGGCCGACAGCTTCTTCTCGCGCTCTTCGAGCTTGCCGATCTCCCCCGCCACCGACGCATAGGAATTGATCAGCGACAGGATCGCGCTGACGACGCTGCCTGCCATGTCGCGGGCATAGGACGGATCGAGCATGCCATCGGGTCGCGCCGGGGCGGGATCATCGGCAGGCGAGCCGACCCGGCTGCTGCGCAGGCTGGCTGGGTCGATCAGCCCCTGTGCCCATGCCGTGCGCGAGACCGTCAGCGGGAGCGTGACCAGTCCCGCGATCGCCCCTCGCCGACTGACGCGAAGGGGGTTGCCGCGGGACATGTGCACGGCGCCCCCGCAACAGGCGCATCCCGCTGCTTTTGTTGAATCTGTCACTACCGCCCCCTTTTTCGCAGCATAGTCGCGACCCTCGTCGCGCGGCAACAGGAAATGCCGTGAAAAGGACCGCACACATGCTATGCGACGCAGACGCTAGGCCACAACGGGGGAATGGAAATGCCGCGCATGCCAGGTCGATGGAGATGGATTGCATCGGGTGTCATTCTGTTCGCCGCGACGTCGGGCGGCCCGCTGGCAGCACAGGGCGGCGCTCCGTTGATTCCACTGTTCTGCCAGGGCATTTCGATCGATGGCGGCGAGAACAGCATGATCCTGTCCGCCCCCTTTTCCTATCCGCAGGGCGCGCCGGCAGTGGAGGGCATGGTTCGCGATGTCGCCCCGGCAAAGGAATTTGCGGCCGAGGTGAAACGACGATTCGGCAAGGAATTGCTCGACTCCACCTGCTACACCCGGCCGACGGTCGAGGAGCTTCAGGATTTCGCGACCATGACCGCACAATCCAACCAGTCGAGTTGGCGACTGGAAACGATCGACTGGATGCCACGCGGCGGCCGCGCGATCGCCGCGACGGGAACCGAGCAGCCGGCCGCCCAGACACCGTCGGACAACGGCAAGCAGGAGCGCCTCCGTGCAGCAGCAGCCGAGGAAAGGGCA
This window contains:
- a CDS encoding tetratricopeptide repeat protein, producing MAKHRLSRLCRAQLVLAATLMVVAPSAGAQAQGADPVAEAETLIASERFVEALAAAKTAVRSDESDYRAHYYVGMAYLGLRDFDAAENEAATALLLAPDHAKPAVEKLAAMAKSLRSGTANVADADAALAEGLIGKAARLYEGAWMTGRNAPDYALKAADLYATRLSQPAEAARLLRDVQRAMPASAPFDQADTRLKTLQPQLRAIAEARVKEAALLDWASAEPKLREAEVADPSYPALHITRARLAAASGSAALLESAIKALAERNLADIDQLSQLPGIANYMKQPDFAQFIGDVVGQQQAATLAQMASPEIQIAILADMAKRGQLQLFVGRDPAGTGFQTHSRRMVTNVRSVGECSAVLTMGAVVSISSNLQASIKERVLDWRKTAPVQRDKDFLGLGPGLDGWAIHGFNVGNDAAIQQQAFTAVRNIQNGCQIAP